One Mycolicibacterium fortuitum subsp. fortuitum genomic window carries:
- a CDS encoding TetR/AcrR family transcriptional regulator, whose product MAKPALDTRQRIQDAARELFAEKGVVRTSLQDIADRLGITKPALYYHFRSREDLIRSILQPLIDDGEAFITEQERKRGAARASARELLEGYFDFHFRHRADLILIVSELTTLVDLGLIDQLLAWRARLGVLVFGRKPTLEQSARAVIAFGGLQDCCLQFPDVPYEQLRTATVDGAMAALGL is encoded by the coding sequence GCGCGAACTGTTCGCCGAGAAAGGCGTGGTGCGCACCAGCCTGCAGGACATCGCCGACCGTCTCGGCATCACCAAACCCGCGTTGTACTACCACTTCCGGTCACGGGAGGACCTGATCCGCAGCATCCTGCAGCCCCTCATCGACGACGGCGAGGCCTTCATCACCGAGCAGGAGCGCAAGCGCGGAGCGGCCCGGGCCTCGGCGCGAGAACTTCTCGAGGGCTACTTCGACTTCCACTTCCGGCACCGCGCCGATCTCATCCTGATCGTCTCCGAGCTGACCACGTTGGTGGATCTTGGGTTGATCGACCAACTGCTGGCCTGGCGGGCTCGGCTCGGTGTGCTGGTGTTCGGCCGCAAGCCCACGCTGGAACAATCCGCCCGCGCGGTCATCGCCTTCGGCGGCCTGCAGGACTGCTGCCTGCAGTTCCCCGATGTGCCCTATGAGCAGCTGCGCACCGCCACCGTCGACGGCGCCATGGCCGCACTCGGGTTGTGA
- a CDS encoding sensor domain-containing protein has product MRSTAFSALCVAALLTVSACQSQNSSTVGATPAATPSHAASVTAIPVDTTTAPTDPAGLTLPIDALNRVVQQANPGAAEFDSLDPAETTPRVPDPGPMAVCDSVNTLYFAAGDPATTKYVSQWAGAPQQHSVSQAIAVYDSAATASQKFGQLTAGVPECAKASAGHDIPFTVTPGGIGSDVVRFTQKRKPNPSLSGGSSGYATEYRLTGSAIVGVSSTESAAVVTAVVDKLVDKLG; this is encoded by the coding sequence ATGAGATCGACTGCCTTCAGCGCCCTTTGCGTAGCGGCCTTGCTCACCGTGAGCGCCTGCCAGTCGCAAAACTCGTCGACAGTCGGAGCCACCCCGGCCGCGACCCCTTCCCACGCGGCCTCCGTCACCGCGATCCCGGTGGACACCACAACAGCACCTACCGATCCCGCAGGCCTGACCTTGCCGATTGATGCCCTGAACAGGGTTGTGCAGCAAGCAAACCCCGGTGCCGCAGAATTCGATTCACTGGACCCAGCCGAAACCACACCGCGCGTACCGGACCCGGGGCCCATGGCGGTGTGCGACTCGGTGAACACGCTGTACTTCGCCGCGGGTGACCCCGCGACAACCAAGTACGTCTCGCAATGGGCAGGCGCACCGCAACAGCACTCCGTCAGCCAGGCAATCGCCGTCTACGACAGTGCTGCCACCGCATCGCAGAAGTTCGGACAGCTCACCGCGGGGGTCCCGGAATGCGCCAAAGCGTCAGCCGGACACGATATCCCGTTCACCGTCACCCCGGGTGGCATCGGATCTGACGTCGTGCGCTTCACCCAGAAGCGCAAACCCAATCCCAGCCTGTCCGGCGGGAGCTCCGGCTACGCCACGGAATACCGACTGACGGGCTCCGCGATCGTGGGAGTTTCATCCACCGAATCGGCCGCTGTCGTTACCGCGGTCGTCGACAAGCTCGTCGACAAGCTCGGTTAA
- a CDS encoding NlpC/P60 family protein, with translation MTTTISGVSNAHPEQLTDAGRRAADSAGKVSQQIADGHGTLKRLDDGWQGSAADAANASANRTFSDQQKVADTLRRLQSVLTDGGSRLSGTKNSVTEGVNTLKQQGFQVADDGTVSVRPGSALDVMSKKNPVIAMQLRRLTAANSVKLKTLLAQFDSQDRELADAIRKATDGLHPAEDKPKDPNTPQPPPPEQPKPTSDDTDAPVPGPDAKPGDPGYKVPHAPGDPAEVPPKPGWKVDAKGETNPPGYPPQPPGEARDQNWRDYLNGKNGDGTRRPAGQPPEAYPLPEAVTDKKLKIVGAAENQQGTRYVWGGGSKDGATSGAPAKGTDPYADKMHDYEHTGFDCSGLSEYAIYQATGYDPGKGTSVQYPNMTDGAGAFGSVVQTGPKLDTSQLQPGDVIYYDGGQGVAGAHVAIYMGNGVTVETNESGTPVHSQAATTSNGPVRVVRPN, from the coding sequence ATGACGACGACCATCTCGGGGGTGAGCAATGCTCACCCCGAGCAGCTGACCGACGCCGGACGCCGTGCAGCCGACTCCGCCGGCAAGGTTTCCCAGCAGATCGCCGACGGACACGGCACCCTGAAACGCCTGGATGACGGGTGGCAGGGTTCGGCCGCCGATGCCGCAAATGCCAGCGCAAACCGCACTTTCAGCGATCAGCAGAAGGTGGCCGACACGCTGCGGCGGCTGCAATCGGTGCTCACCGACGGCGGAAGCCGTTTGTCGGGGACCAAGAACAGCGTCACCGAAGGGGTGAACACCCTCAAACAGCAGGGTTTTCAAGTAGCCGACGACGGCACAGTATCCGTCCGCCCCGGCAGCGCGCTGGACGTGATGTCGAAGAAGAACCCCGTCATCGCCATGCAGCTGCGCCGGCTCACCGCGGCCAACTCGGTCAAGCTCAAGACCCTGCTGGCCCAATTCGACAGCCAGGACCGCGAACTCGCCGACGCGATACGCAAGGCCACCGACGGCCTCCACCCGGCAGAGGACAAGCCCAAGGACCCGAACACCCCGCAGCCACCGCCTCCCGAACAGCCGAAACCCACTTCCGACGACACCGACGCGCCGGTTCCTGGACCGGACGCCAAACCGGGCGATCCCGGGTACAAGGTGCCCCACGCGCCAGGCGACCCGGCGGAGGTGCCCCCGAAACCCGGGTGGAAAGTCGACGCAAAAGGCGAAACGAACCCGCCGGGATATCCCCCGCAGCCGCCGGGCGAAGCGCGCGACCAGAACTGGCGCGACTACCTCAACGGCAAGAACGGCGATGGCACCCGACGTCCCGCCGGACAACCTCCCGAGGCCTACCCACTGCCCGAGGCGGTCACCGACAAGAAGCTCAAGATCGTCGGTGCGGCGGAGAACCAGCAGGGCACGCGCTACGTGTGGGGTGGCGGAAGCAAGGACGGCGCCACCTCAGGGGCGCCTGCAAAGGGAACAGATCCGTATGCGGACAAGATGCACGACTACGAACACACGGGTTTCGATTGCAGTGGTCTGTCCGAATACGCCATCTATCAGGCCACCGGGTACGACCCGGGCAAGGGCACGTCGGTGCAGTACCCGAACATGACGGACGGTGCCGGGGCGTTCGGGTCGGTGGTGCAGACCGGGCCCAAGTTGGACACCTCGCAACTGCAACCCGGCGACGTCATCTACTACGACGGCGGCCAGGGCGTCGCGGGGGCACACGTCGCGATCTACATGGGCAACGGCGTCACGGTCGAGACAAATGAATCCGGCACGCCCGTACATTCACAGGCAGCGACCACATCCAACGGCCCCGTCCGCGTAGTGCGGCCGAACTGA